A genomic stretch from Antarcticibacterium flavum includes:
- a CDS encoding ribonuclease HII has product MLANSFLKDKLECGTDEAGRGCLAGPVTAAAVILPPRFRNAILNDSKILKISQRLILRDIIEKKAICFSVAHLDNNKVDEINILNASILAMHHCIENLSIRPQHILVDGNRFKPYPQIPHLCMIKGDAKYMNIAAASILAKTYRDAYMEEIHVEYPMYNWRKNKGYPTREHREAIRKYGVTKYHRKSFRLLPEQLELAL; this is encoded by the coding sequence ATGTTAGCAAATTCCTTTTTAAAAGATAAATTAGAATGCGGCACAGATGAGGCCGGCAGAGGCTGCCTGGCGGGACCTGTAACCGCTGCAGCAGTCATTCTTCCTCCCCGGTTTAGAAACGCTATTTTGAATGATTCTAAAATTCTTAAAATTTCGCAAAGATTAATTTTAAGAGACATAATAGAAAAAAAAGCCATTTGCTTTTCTGTTGCTCACCTGGATAATAATAAGGTGGACGAAATCAATATATTGAATGCCTCAATTTTAGCTATGCACCATTGTATAGAAAATTTATCCATCCGGCCCCAGCACATCCTGGTTGACGGCAACCGCTTCAAGCCCTATCCCCAAATCCCGCACCTGTGTATGATAAAAGGAGACGCAAAATATATGAATATTGCAGCTGCATCCATCCTGGCAAAAACATACAGAGATGCCTATATGGAAGAGATACATGTGGAATATCCCATGTACAACTGGAGAAAGAACAAGGGATATCCTACCAGGGAACACAGGGAGGCGATAAGGAAATATGGAGTTACCAAATATCACAGAAAAAGCTTCAGGTTGCTGCCGGAACAGTTGGAACTTGCGCTTTGA